A segment of the Bacteriovorax sp. PP10 genome:
AGGTCATTCATTTAGGACACAACCGTTCGGCGCAAGAAGTCGTAGACGCGGCCCTTCAAGAAGATGTTAATGCTTTAGCTTTAAGCTCTTATCAGGGCGGACATGTTGAGTATTTTACTTATATCAGAGAGCTTCTGGATGCCGCAGGTGCAAAAAATGTAAAAATTTTCGGTGGTGGTGGTGGTGTAATTACTGCTTCAGAAATTGAATTATTACATTCTCGCGGGATCACTCGCATTTACTCTCCACAAGATGGAATGGAAATCGGCCTTAACGGAATCATCGATGACATGATTGCGAAAGCGGATCCCAATACGCTTGCTGGCGTAGATTTTAATAAATTTGATTTATCTGCACTTGATAAACGCTCGATCGCAAAAGTTATTACAGCGATTGAAGATAATGGTGAGCTTCCAGTAAAATTTAATCCGGGAACTGTTCCTGTTTTAGGAATCACTGGTACTGGTGGAGCAGGGAAGTCATCTCTAATTGATGAATTACTTCTTCGTTTCTACCGCCACTCTCCCGATTGCAGAATTGCTCTCATCTCAGTTGACCCTACAAAGAAAAAAACATCGGGAGCTCTTCTTGGAGACCGTATTCGTTTAGGAAGTGCAAGCTTCTCTAACTTCTACATTAGATCTCTGGCGACTCGTGATTCAAATACTGAACTATCTCCACAAATTAAAAATGTTGTATCGTTTTTAAAATCTCAACCATTCGACTTAATCCTGGTTGAAACTTCTGGTATCGGACAAGCGTCTGATGAAATTACAAAAGTTGCTGATAAGTGCATCTACGTAATGACTCCGGAATTCGGGGCCGCAACTCAGCTTGAAAAAATCGAGATGCTTGATGCTGCTCACTTTATTGTTTTAAATAAATTCGAAAAACCACGCTCGGAAGATGCTCTAAGAGATATCAGAAAGCAGTGGAGAAGAAATCATAACCAATTCGCTGGTCACCCTGGTGCTCCAGAAGATAAAGACCTGCCAATCTACGGAACAATGGCGTCTCAATTTAACGACGTTGGTGTAAACGCTCTATTTGCTGACATTGTAAAAACGATGAACGTAAAAGCGAATAACTTAGACGCTTTAAAATGCGATAAAGCTCCAACTGTTAAAAAGAGAATCATCGCTCCTGAAAGATCACTTTATTTAAGAGATATTTCTGGAACAGTAAGAGAGTACAACCGCAATGCTTTAGAGAATGCTGAAAAACTGAAAGATTACGAAGCACTTTTAATTACTTCGAACCTTCTTCAAGGAAACAAAGACGTTGTAGCAAAACTTGCTGAAGTAAAAGCAAGTCTTCCTGAAAACGTATTTGCTGAATTAAAAACATTCGAAGATACAATCGCTCAGTACGACAATGGAACTTTTTCTTACTTCGTTCGCGGAAAAGAAATTAAAGTTATCACAAAGTATAAGTCTCTATCTCACAACGATATTTCAAAAGTTGGTTACCCGAAGTTCAATTCATTAACTGACAAGTACCGCTTCATTAAAGGATCAAACCTTCCAGGACACTTCCCGTTCGCTGCTGGGATTTTCCCATTCAAGCGTGCTGATGAAGATCCAAAAAGAATGTTTGCCGGAGAAGGCGGGCCACTAAGAACAAATACACGTTTCCATTATCTATCAAAAGATGATCAGGCAAAACGTTTATCAACTGCATTCGACTCGGTAACTTTATACGGAGAAGATCCAGATATTCGTCCAGACATCTTTGGTAAAATCGGAGAGGCCGGAGTTTCAATTGCAACTTTAGATGACATGCAAGATCTATATAAAGGCTTCAGCCTTATCGATCCATTCACTTCAGTTTCAATGACAATTAACGGGCCAGCGCCAATCATCCTTGCTCTATTCATGAATACGGCGATGAAACAAACGCTTAAAGGCGATGACTTTTGGAATGAACAAAAACGTGTTGAAGTGATGAAGCAGGTTAGAGGAACAGTTCAAGCTGATATTCTAAAAGAAGATCAAGCTCAGAACACATGTATCTTCTCACTTGAATTCGCACTTAAGATGATGGGAGATATTCAAGAGTATTTCTGCCGTCACGCGATTAAAAACTATTACTCAGTCTCAATTTCTGGTTACCACATTGCTGAAGCTGGAGCGAATCCAATTTCTCAAATGGCCTTCACGCTTTCAAACGGATTCACATTTGTTGAATACTATTTAAGCCGTGGAATGAAGATTGATGACTTCTCTCAGAACCTTTCGTACTTCTTCTCAAATGGCCTGGACCCTGAATATACAGTAATGGGAAGAGTTGCTCGTAAGATTTGGGCAGTAACTTTAAGAGATAAATACGGTGCGAACGAAAAGTCGCAGCAGTTTAAATACCACGTTCAAACTTCTGGACGCTCTCTGCACGCTCAAGAGATCGACTTCAACGATATCAGAACAACTCTTCAGGCTTTCCTGGCGTTATCTGATAACTGTAACTCTCTTCACACAAATGCTTATGATGAAGCCATCACAACACCTACAGAGGAATCTGTAAGACGTGCGATGGCGATTCAGATGATCATCAACCGTGAATTCGGAATGAACAAAACTGATAACCCAATTCAAGGGGCCTACATTGTTGAAGAACTGGCCAGCTTAGTTGAAGAACAAGTTCTTCGCGAATTCGAAAACATCTCTGATAAAGGCGGTGTTTTAGGCGCGATGGAATCAATGTACCAACGCTCAAAAATTCAGGAAGAGTCTCTATACTATGAAACTCTGAAAGATAGTGGAGAGTTCCCGATTATCGGTGTTAACACTTACATCGCTCCAAACATTAAAGAGCAGATGGCAAAAGAAATCGAAATCTCTCGTTGCTCGGACGCTGAAAAGACGGATCAAATCAACCGTCTGAATAAGTTTAAAGAAACAAACAAGGGTAAAGCAGACGAGGCCTTAAAACGTCTTAAAGAAGTTGCACTGAATGACGGAAACGTTTTCGAAGAACTTCTTTATACTGTTAACTTCGCCAGCCTTGGACAAATCACAAACCTTCTTTATGAGGTTGGTGGTAAATATCGTAGGAACATGTAATGAAAAAATCGGCCGTCTACACTCGCACAGGTGATAAAGGTATTACTGGTTTAGTTGGTGGAACGCGTATTAAAAAAAGCGATTCACGTATTCATCTTTACGGAGAAGTAGACGAGCTGAATTCATACATTGGTCTTGGGATTTCTTTTTTAGACAAAAGTTTTGATAAATCACTTTTACAGCAGATTCAATCAAGCCTTTTCGATCTGGGAAGTAACCTTGCTTGTGAAAAAGAAAAACGTTCGCAGTTTAAACTTCCTCAGATCAAAACATCATCAATTGAAAAATTAGAATCAGATATCGATCAGATGGATTCTCAACTTATTCCATTAAAACACTTCATTCTTCCAGGTGGAAGCTCAGCTGCGGCCGCTTTTCATGTGTGTAGAACAGTATGTAGAAGAATTGAAAGACAAATGGTGGATTTCGAAGAACAAAACCCGGGGGAAGTTCCCGAGAATGCTCTTCAGTATATGAATCGTTTATCAGATTATTTTTTTATTCTTTCGCGCTATTTAAATTCTAGCAATCAGATTGAAGAAACTCAGTGGATACCGGAAGCTTAATTACTTTTTCTTTTTAACGACTTCTTTGGCATTGCTATCAAGTTTTAGCATCTTGGTGTCACCAGTACTTGCTTCCTGGTCTAAAATAGTATCAACACCATTAAAATCATCCGGTGCCTTCTTTTTTTCTTTAATACTTTTATCTAGAACGACAGTGCGTCTCTTAGGAGATTTGTCGGCCGCTTCTTCGGATTGAATTTCGGCGTTTTCTATTGCCTTTCTTTCTTTGGCACTCATGACTGGAAGAGTTTTTTCGTTTTCTACTTTCCTAGTAGAGAGGCCAATAGACATTCTCTCGCTGGCCGATAGTCGTTTCTCATCAATCCTGATAAGTGTGTTACCCACACGAACCACGTCGTTAATCTTAACTGCAGTCTGACTGATGCGGCTGTTATTAAAAAACGATCCGTTGGTAGATCCAAGGTCAGTAAACATTAACTGCCCTTTATGAGTCATCTCAAATGTGCAGTGTTGCCCAGACATTTTTGAATCTTTGATTGTGAAATCAGCGGAACTAGAGCGCCCCATGATAATCTTGTTAAGGACAGGTAGCTCAGTGACTTCGCCTTCCTCTGTCTTAATAATCAGAATTACTGCCATAATAAACCTCGTGTAACTAAATAATATCGCATTATTAGACCTAGCACTACAGGCAAAACATTCTTAGGGTTTTATGCTATAATATGGTAATAAATGATAAATATCCGATCAATTTGGGTTGGCAGAGGTTTTTATGGATCAAATCATTACAGTCACAGAAAAAGCATTAACACATATTCGCGACATCTATCAGAAAGAGGCCAAAGGTCTTGATACGGGATTACGCCTTGGTGTTTCTGGTGGTGGATGTTCAGGTCTTTCATACAAAATCGAATTTTCTGAGAAAAAAGAAAAAGACAACGTTCTTGATTTCGGTGATATCAAAATTTTAATCGACCCAAAATCTTCAATTTACTTGAAGGGTGTGGAGCTTGATTTCAAAGACGGACTAAACGGTAAAGGATTTGTCTTTTCAAATCCAAATGCGACAAACACTTGTGGTTGTGGCGAATCGTTTTCGGTTTAGTTTTTTAGATGGAAGCCAATCTTTCTTCGATTCGATTTAATTCTACTCAAATTGAACTTACTGATCATACCCTGATTGAAGTCACGGGCGCGGATCGTGAAGCCTTTTTTCAAGGCCAGGTCACGAATGATCTTCAAGCACTTCCTTTTAAAGAAGCGCAAGTCACAGCAAGATTAAACCGCACGGGAAAACTCCAGTCATTTTTTACGATCGCAAGACTTGAAGATAAACTTCTTATCTTGTGTGAAAAAAGTCTGGTGGAAAACATTCTGACTGACTTTAATAAGTTTATCATTATGGATGAAGTTGAATTAAAGGCCCTTGATGAAAAGGTCTATGTTCACTTCAATTATTTTCTGGAAGGTAACAACTCACATCTATTCAGCACGAACTTCTACGGAATCAATGCCGCAATCGATACAAAACCTTTTGCGAATGTTCCACATACTGATGAGACTGAATTAGAAGAAGTCCGCTTCTTAAATGGTTATCCTCTTTGGATGAAAGACGTTAATGAATCTATGTTCATCAACGACTCTTACTTAAATGAGATAGCGATCTCGTATAAAAAAGGATGTTTTTTAGGACAGGAGACTGTCGCTAAAATTGAAAACAATAGAGGGGCAGCTTACTTTCCAGTATTACTGCAACTTGAAACGAATCTAGATATTTCAAAAACCGATTTTTTCGTCGAAGATAAAAAGGCCGGAAAAATCAATTACCAAAAAGACCAATACTTGCAGGCAAGTCTCTTTAGAGATTTCCGCATCGAAGGCAAGAAGCTGACAATCACAATCGATGGCCAAAACCACCAAGTGATCGTTCACTATCTTCCTTTTTATAAAAACCAAACCAGAATAGAAATCGCTGATGAACTTTATCACGACGGCGTTGACGAATTCCAAAAGGCCAACACAGATCTGGCGATGGACTTCATGAAGCGCGCGATTGCCTTCAATCCAGAGCACTCTGATGCTTATGAATCGGTTGGAGTTATTTTAGGTCGCAAAGAACAGTACCAGGAAGCTATTGAGTGGATGGACAAACTTTTAAGCGTAAAGAGCTCATCTGTTATGGCCCACACAAATAAATCTCTCTTTTTAATGAAGATGGGAAAGATCGAAGAAGCTGAAGCGGAAAAAGCGCTGGCGACTGTAAAGACTTTTTCAATGTATGGTGAAGAAGCGAAAATAAAAAAAGCGCTTGAAGCCGAAAGACTTAAAAAAGAAGAAGACATCCTTCGCCGTGAAAAGATGTTCCATCAGGTTTTAGAAATTGATGCTGATGATACTGTCGCTTTATATGGAGTGGGAGACATCGCTTTTCATAGAGAAAATTACAAAGAAGCAGTGGCCAACCTTGAGCGCGTCGTCGCTTTAGATGAAAAGTACTCTGCGGCCTATTTGTTACTGGGAAAAAGTCTGGAAGCTTCGGGGAATTTAGAACGTGCGATGCAGGTGTATAAAAAAGGCATCGATGTCGCTTCTAAAAGAGGTGACATGATGCCTGCTAATGAAATGCAATCTAGATTAAACCAACTTATAGTGGCCTCTCGCCTCGCTTAACTCTTTTTTCAGAGTCGCGATTTTAGCGAAAGCCGTCTTATCCAATCCTTCAAGTTCAGCTAAAACACTTTCAACTGACTTTTTATAAGCATCGATGCGCTCATAAGTAGCGTTGATAAGCGCTAGGCCGTCCTTATTCACGCGTTTGTTCTTAAACGCATGTGTGAAGTCGGGTTTGCAGTAACTAAGCATGTAGTACTCTTCTAAGAAGCGAGTTTTGATTTTAATCTTTTCTTCTTTAGTAAAAGGAAGGATTTTCTTTTCCGCTGCCGTGTTTAGGTTAGAGTAAAGCTCCATTGCCCAGAAGAACGTAAAGACTGCATGGTAGATCCCACGAACCGGGCGAAGCGCCTTTCTCCATGGAGAGTAATAAACCTTGTCGTCGTCTTCATTGATCAGGTCAATGTGGTTTAAGTAAGTATTCAGGTAGTGGTGACCGTTTTCATGAAGTAAATCATCCATCAGGTCTAATGAATCGCGGTCAAACATGTTAATGCATGAGTAACCAGGAAGTGATTGCATTGAATAACTAACGATTCCTTTTTCATTTACCGGAACGATCGTGTGAGTAAAACTCTTGAACGTTGTATATAAATGAGGCGCCACTTTTTTAATATTGTTTAGGGCCTTCGTAATACTCTTCTTAAATTCATCCTGACGTTTCTCACCTTGTTCGCAGTGAGGAAGGACAAAAAGATTTAATTCTTCAAAAACCAGTGGAGCAGGAGCAGCTTCAATCTTTAAATCGACAAGCTTCGTGTCCGTTTCAATCGAGAACTTGTTTTCTTCAGGAGAAATAGCTCTGATTGGAAGAGAAGGGTATGTTTCTGGAGTTACTTTCAGTGCAACAGGTAAGTGTTTATCAGTAATGTAGATTTTCTTTTCGTTATCACCAAGCTCTGGAACAACTTGGTACATTAGAGCGTCCCCAAATTCCTGACGGTACATACTTAAGTGAGCAACATAGAAAGACACGATTTGGTTTTCTAAAAGTGGAATTAAGTTTGCTGAAACTTCAATAACAGGAGACCCATCATTTAAGAAGTTTAAGAAACTCTCAGATAATTCCGAGTCATTCCAGAAGTTGAAAAGTTCATTTTCTAAATCTGTTAATTCGTCAGTATCAATTCCTTCTTCGATAAGAAGTTCTTCGTGAAGCTGGATCACATAAATTAAATTATCAACCAGGTTTAACCAGTAAAATTTTAATGGAGAATAAGTATTAAACACTTCATCGTGAATGATGTCGTTTAACTGCTCTAAAAAATCTGGATCAACAACATCAGTGTCGAAACCTTTTTGAAAATCAATTCTTAAGTCTTCGATGAATTCTAAAAAACTTTTCTCAACATTTTTTTGCAGTTTCTTGTGGAAATCTTTTGAAAATATTTGCTCTTTCATGAGGCCCTCAGTGAAAATTTTAGAATTAGATTGTGTGGAGTATATAATGGTTTAGGATGGTCGGAAAGGACAGAACTACTTCAAAAGCAGTAAGTCCTTTCGTGACGCACTAAGAATAACAATATTATTGATTGATAAGGTCTTTCTTGGTTTCAAAATAAGTAGCGTCCATAATAATAGAGCCGCCTAGATAGATCCCAACTGCACGCAAGAAGCCCGCATTAGGATTTGTGGTCATACAAAGCTGGTTGTACATCATAATACTAAGTGCAATATTAGAAGGGGCGCTGAATAGGTTGTAAAGGCGATGGAAACTATAACGGTCTCCGGCCACCGAACCTGTCGACAACGGTCCTGCATTTTCCTGATACATTTTATCTGCCAGAGCTTCCATAAACATCTCTCTACTTTGATCAAGATCGATATCATCGATAGTGATCTCGCGATCGAAGTCTTTGACGTTAACAGGCTTATTAGTTTTTTTATCAATCAACAAGGCTGCAGACTCTTTTGAATACTTTTCAAAAAGATCTTTCTCATTTGCAATTTTTACTAGCTCTTCAACTTCGGCACGTTTTTCTGGTTTCGAAAGAAGATCATTAACTTTTTCTTCTAAGTCAGAATTTTTGGCCTTGAATAGTGAACCATAAACTCCGCCGGTAATTGCAGCATCTGTCACCATATTAGTTACATAGGCCATAGGCATTTTAACTGACCACGGAGTCATGTTTGGATTGGCCAGAATAAATTTTCCACTCGTAAAAGAAAGGCCAGCAGTAATTGCTAGAGAAAATCCAAGTTCGCTGTACCATTTAGAATTTTTTTCTTCATCCCTGTGAACATAAGTATAAGTCACAATGTTTGAGCCAAGTGCCCCGGCCGCAAGGGCATATGTCAGGCGTTTAGCTTGTTTGTAGTCAGCGGCAGAGGGAGCGGCCTTTACTTGCGTTTTGCAACTGTAATAAAGTTTTTCATAAAGCTCACTCTTTCCAAAAACATCATCCCCACCTTTAGCGATCATCTTTACTTTTTTTGCGTCTACTTTAGCTTTATGGTGTTGGAACTGTTTCCAGTTTTTAGTTTTCTCATTTTTTCCCATGTTGATCATACTAAAGTCGTGCAGAAGATTGAGTCTCAAATCAGGATCGACAGAAGTGTAGATAAAAAGTGATCTCAATGTATCCGCATTTTTTTCATTCAAGTCGGTGATTTGAAAATATTTGAAGTAATCAGCAATTTGATCATCAGTTAAATCGAGAGCGAGTTTTTCTTTGAGTAATTTCTTACTGTCTTCAAAACTCGTTGTATCTTTTGGTAAAAAATGATGGGCCACACCTAAGCAGGTATTATCTTCAACTTGTGCGGGAACTCTGGAAGTTACACTTCCGCATGAAGTGAGTAATAGGGCACAAATGTTAATGACCATGAGTTTTTTGTTCATGCCCGCTTATCGACTTTTAAATAAAAATCAAAAGTCTTAATACATGATTAAAAAACTAGTAATGGAAATGTAATAGAATGAAATTCTAGGCTTAAAAAATGGCTGGGAAGGTGGGAGTCGAACCCACGACCAATAGATTAACAGTCTACTGCGCTACCACTGCGCTACTCCCCATCAGCTTGAAATAGTACACAAGTTATAAAAATTATTGGAGTGAATGTCTAGAACTTTTTTATAAATAGCTAAAAAAAAATTCTAAGTGATCGAAATGTCTTAGTTGTAGAAAGGTGATCAAACCACTCAAGTTTATAAGCGTTGTGCCGATAAGATAAATACTATGGCGGTACAAAACCTTTTAATCATGACCCTCTTGCGAATCATCACTCCTGAAGAGATTGCTGATATTGCAACTAAGCACAACGGTGGAAAGTTTCTTTCACTGACGGATTTAGTTAATGAGAGAGTTGATAGAAAAATTTATCGCGATTTCTCGAGCACAGACTCTATGGATGAAATTCATGAAGAGCATGCTGTTCAACATACTGAGACTGAAGGCTCAGCAAAAATTCTTCCATTCAATAAATTAGAAAATAAGGAAGCGGCCACTGAAGAGCATTCTTCAGAAGAGTCAGCAGCTCCTAGATTTGTTACGCAGGCAAAACCTACGTCGCAATTTGCACCGGCCTATGAACATGTCGAAGTACCTGCGAAAGCTGCGATGGTTGAACATAAAGAAGATGAGAATATGTCTTCGTTCATTCTGGTTGAAAAAAATCGTCTGCAACAATCTCAAAAATCTCTTAAGCAAAAAGAGATTATTAATCTTTATCAAAAAAATTCAAACATAGATGTGGAGCAAATTAAAAGCACCAATCAAAATCCTAGTACCGCTAGCGAAGCAGGAGTCTTGGTCAACAAGAAGCAATACTGATGAAGTGGGTATACGTACCAACAATGTTTGTCCTCGCTTTTTTTTACGCTAAAGTAACTCTGAATGACTTCATGCCTAGAAAACAAAATTGGGCCATTGATCGCTCTCCTGCGAATGGACCACAAACCTGCAGAGAGATGCTCTCTGATTTTTATCCAACACAAACATCAGAATTTTTAGAAACACGTATAAATGCGAATGAAGATTTTTATTCATTTTACCGTGCATTTTCTCCAGTGTTTTATAAGCAGATGCTTGATCAGAATTTTGGATCAATGTTTAAAAAACTAGAAAAATACCGTGGAACTATCGCGGGAGATCTTCATGTGGAGAACTTTGGTTTTGCCATTGATGATAAAGGAAAAGTTATCTTTGTTGTCAATGATATCGACGATGCGACTGAAGGTGAAATTTATTACGATGTCATTCGCCACTTTATTTCAGCCAAAATTGTTGATAAAAAAATCACTTGGGATGACTACTTTAGTGCTTATCAAAAAGGGCTTAAAGGGGAATCTCGCCATTATTCATTTTATACTGAAAAAGGTATGAACGATGTCGCAGAAGTCACAGAAAAGTATATTGATAAATACGTAAGCTTTGATGGGCCTTTCAAATTTAAGAAATTTAAAACACCTTATAGAGCAACGACTTCAACTGAAGAAACAGAGCTTATAAAAGCATTAAAAGACAAATTCCCTAAAGTTGAAATCTTTGATCACTACGTAAGAATTAAAGAAGATGGCGGAAGTGCTGGTCTGAAGCGTTTTCAAGTTTTAGCGCGTGTATCACCTAAGGATAAAGTTCAGTGGCTAGATATTAAAGAGTCAGCGATTAGTGGATATGACAAAGTCTTTGGGCCACAAGCGAAAGAAACTTTTGAAAATAGAATGCTAGCGATAAAGAAGAATATATATGGAAATCAATTAGATGAATCTCTGGATGTATTAACAATTGATAAACATCCATATAGTTTTAGATTTGTTGATCAATTTGCCTCGGGGCTTAAGCTGGCCGATATACCGGAAGATGATTACACAGACGTTATTTTAGATGAAGCTTATGTCATTGGGAAAATGCACCAGTTATCTCTTAAAGAGAATGCTCCAGAGTATGCAAGAACATGGGCAGAAGTGAAGAGTAGCACGCTTGAAGAGCGCTTAATGGATCTAAAATTTAAACTAAAAGACCTTTATAAAGAAAGTAAAAAATAACTCGCTTCTAGCTAACTAGAAGCGAGTTTTATAAAATTATAAATCTAAACCAATAATCGACTTAATATCATCCGCTTCATCACCTAAAACTTCTAAACATGCCATCTGATAAACACAAGCATCAATAGTTGTAAGTGCGGCCGGGTGATAATTTCCAGAATTTTTCACTCCACCAAATGGAAGTTTCGCTGAAGCTCCAACCGTTGAGCGGTTAAAGTTAACTAATCCAGAATCAATTTCTTCAACACACATTTTGAAAATAGCAGGGTCTTTTGTGAAAACCGCAGCAGCTAATCCGTATTCAGTAGCATTAGCAATCGTAATAGCTTCTTCAATC
Coding sequences within it:
- the icmF gene encoding fused isobutyryl-CoA mutase/GTPase IcmF: MKKLRFVTAASLFDGHDVSVNIMRRMLQSKGVEVIHLGHNRSAQEVVDAALQEDVNALALSSYQGGHVEYFTYIRELLDAAGAKNVKIFGGGGGVITASEIELLHSRGITRIYSPQDGMEIGLNGIIDDMIAKADPNTLAGVDFNKFDLSALDKRSIAKVITAIEDNGELPVKFNPGTVPVLGITGTGGAGKSSLIDELLLRFYRHSPDCRIALISVDPTKKKTSGALLGDRIRLGSASFSNFYIRSLATRDSNTELSPQIKNVVSFLKSQPFDLILVETSGIGQASDEITKVADKCIYVMTPEFGAATQLEKIEMLDAAHFIVLNKFEKPRSEDALRDIRKQWRRNHNQFAGHPGAPEDKDLPIYGTMASQFNDVGVNALFADIVKTMNVKANNLDALKCDKAPTVKKRIIAPERSLYLRDISGTVREYNRNALENAEKLKDYEALLITSNLLQGNKDVVAKLAEVKASLPENVFAELKTFEDTIAQYDNGTFSYFVRGKEIKVITKYKSLSHNDISKVGYPKFNSLTDKYRFIKGSNLPGHFPFAAGIFPFKRADEDPKRMFAGEGGPLRTNTRFHYLSKDDQAKRLSTAFDSVTLYGEDPDIRPDIFGKIGEAGVSIATLDDMQDLYKGFSLIDPFTSVSMTINGPAPIILALFMNTAMKQTLKGDDFWNEQKRVEVMKQVRGTVQADILKEDQAQNTCIFSLEFALKMMGDIQEYFCRHAIKNYYSVSISGYHIAEAGANPISQMAFTLSNGFTFVEYYLSRGMKIDDFSQNLSYFFSNGLDPEYTVMGRVARKIWAVTLRDKYGANEKSQQFKYHVQTSGRSLHAQEIDFNDIRTTLQAFLALSDNCNSLHTNAYDEAITTPTEESVRRAMAIQMIINREFGMNKTDNPIQGAYIVEELASLVEEQVLREFENISDKGGVLGAMESMYQRSKIQEESLYYETLKDSGEFPIIGVNTYIAPNIKEQMAKEIEISRCSDAEKTDQINRLNKFKETNKGKADEALKRLKEVALNDGNVFEELLYTVNFASLGQITNLLYEVGGKYRRNM
- a CDS encoding cob(I)yrinic acid a,c-diamide adenosyltransferase yields the protein MKKSAVYTRTGDKGITGLVGGTRIKKSDSRIHLYGEVDELNSYIGLGISFLDKSFDKSLLQQIQSSLFDLGSNLACEKEKRSQFKLPQIKTSSIEKLESDIDQMDSQLIPLKHFILPGGSSAAAAFHVCRTVCRRIERQMVDFEEQNPGEVPENALQYMNRLSDYFFILSRYLNSSNQIEETQWIPEA
- a CDS encoding FHA domain-containing protein yields the protein MAVILIIKTEEGEVTELPVLNKIIMGRSSSADFTIKDSKMSGQHCTFEMTHKGQLMFTDLGSTNGSFFNNSRISQTAVKINDVVRVGNTLIRIDEKRLSASERMSIGLSTRKVENEKTLPVMSAKERKAIENAEIQSEEAADKSPKRRTVVLDKSIKEKKKAPDDFNGVDTILDQEASTGDTKMLKLDSNAKEVVKKKK
- a CDS encoding HesB/IscA family protein — encoded protein: MDQIITVTEKALTHIRDIYQKEAKGLDTGLRLGVSGGGCSGLSYKIEFSEKKEKDNVLDFGDIKILIDPKSSIYLKGVELDFKDGLNGKGFVFSNPNATNTCGCGESFSV
- a CDS encoding tetratricopeptide repeat protein, which produces MEANLSSIRFNSTQIELTDHTLIEVTGADREAFFQGQVTNDLQALPFKEAQVTARLNRTGKLQSFFTIARLEDKLLILCEKSLVENILTDFNKFIIMDEVELKALDEKVYVHFNYFLEGNNSHLFSTNFYGINAAIDTKPFANVPHTDETELEEVRFLNGYPLWMKDVNESMFINDSYLNEIAISYKKGCFLGQETVAKIENNRGAAYFPVLLQLETNLDISKTDFFVEDKKAGKINYQKDQYLQASLFRDFRIEGKKLTITIDGQNHQVIVHYLPFYKNQTRIEIADELYHDGVDEFQKANTDLAMDFMKRAIAFNPEHSDAYESVGVILGRKEQYQEAIEWMDKLLSVKSSSVMAHTNKSLFLMKMGKIEEAEAEKALATVKTFSMYGEEAKIKKALEAERLKKEEDILRREKMFHQVLEIDADDTVALYGVGDIAFHRENYKEAVANLERVVALDEKYSAAYLLLGKSLEASGNLERAMQVYKKGIDVASKRGDMMPANEMQSRLNQLIVASRLA
- a CDS encoding aKG-HExxH-type peptide beta-hydroxylase; protein product: MKEQIFSKDFHKKLQKNVEKSFLEFIEDLRIDFQKGFDTDVVDPDFLEQLNDIIHDEVFNTYSPLKFYWLNLVDNLIYVIQLHEELLIEEGIDTDELTDLENELFNFWNDSELSESFLNFLNDGSPVIEVSANLIPLLENQIVSFYVAHLSMYRQEFGDALMYQVVPELGDNEKKIYITDKHLPVALKVTPETYPSLPIRAISPEENKFSIETDTKLVDLKIEAAPAPLVFEELNLFVLPHCEQGEKRQDEFKKSITKALNNIKKVAPHLYTTFKSFTHTIVPVNEKGIVSYSMQSLPGYSCINMFDRDSLDLMDDLLHENGHHYLNTYLNHIDLINEDDDKVYYSPWRKALRPVRGIYHAVFTFFWAMELYSNLNTAAEKKILPFTKEEKIKIKTRFLEEYYMLSYCKPDFTHAFKNKRVNKDGLALINATYERIDAYKKSVESVLAELEGLDKTAFAKIATLKKELSEARGHYKLV
- a CDS encoding DUF2252 family protein; this encodes MKWVYVPTMFVLAFFYAKVTLNDFMPRKQNWAIDRSPANGPQTCREMLSDFYPTQTSEFLETRINANEDFYSFYRAFSPVFYKQMLDQNFGSMFKKLEKYRGTIAGDLHVENFGFAIDDKGKVIFVVNDIDDATEGEIYYDVIRHFISAKIVDKKITWDDYFSAYQKGLKGESRHYSFYTEKGMNDVAEVTEKYIDKYVSFDGPFKFKKFKTPYRATTSTEETELIKALKDKFPKVEIFDHYVRIKEDGGSAGLKRFQVLARVSPKDKVQWLDIKESAISGYDKVFGPQAKETFENRMLAIKKNIYGNQLDESLDVLTIDKHPYSFRFVDQFASGLKLADIPEDDYTDVILDEAYVIGKMHQLSLKENAPEYARTWAEVKSSTLEERLMDLKFKLKDLYKESKK